Genomic segment of Phycisphaerae bacterium:
GATTACCGAACAGCCGATGCCGGGCGAGCCGTCCACGATTACGAAGCTTTTATCCTGCTCGGCTGCGATTCGTTTTGCTTCTTTGCGAATTAAGCTAACGAGTTTTCCGCTGTTTTCCTGTGCGATTCCGAGCTTGGCGTGCACCATAGGGCCAAACCTTGTATCCGATACGAACCATTGGCCGTTAACGGCATCTTTGAATTCTATGGCGTCGACCGGACAGAATTTTACGCATACTTTGCATCCTTCGCACGCAATAGGGTCAATTGTATAAGTTCTTTCAGCCACTTCGTTGGCTGGGCCGTTGAATAAAGGGGCGTTGAAATTGCAAACCTCTTCACATCTGCCGCAGCCGACACATTTTTCCGTAATTACCGATGCCCGCTTGCCACCGCTGAAATTGCTGGTCTGTTTAATATCAGGCTGCAAAATCAGATGTAAATCTGCGGCGTCCACGTCGCAATCAGCCAGCACAGCATTTTTCGCAAGTGCTGCGAATGAAGCGACAATACTTGTTTTGCCGGTTCCGCCTTTACCGCTTATGACAACAATCTCTTTCATTTATGAAACCTTTATTGCTTTTGCCAGAGCGGCAAATTGATTCTTATATTCCGGTAACGCTTCAATTATCATCATGCCGGTTGAGTATGCCTCGGCGATGCGTCGGTCGTCAGGCAGTTTCAAAACAATCTCTATTTCCTCAGCTTTGCAATATTTTCCCACATCATCGTTTCCGAGGCCATAGCGGTTAATGGCAACAGCAAAGGGCAAACTCATTGTCCTGACTAAATCAACCGCCAGTTTCAGGTCGTTTAAGCCGAACGGCGTCGGCTCGGTAACAAGCAGGACGAAATTTGCTTCCTTGATTGCCTCGACCACCGGACAGGATGTACCTGGCGGGACATCAATTATTGCCAGACTGTCTTTTTTTATGTGCTTTTTGACTTCTTTTATCAATGACGGCGTCCTGACATTGCCGATACATAACTTGCCGCTGATAAAATCGACATTTCCTGCTTTGCCGAACTCGATATCTCCAATACGAAGCAGCTTTGGTTTAATTGCATCGGCTGGGCAAACTCGCATACATCCGCCGCAGGAGTGACACAGTTGTTCGAAGGTCAGCACATTTTCTTTTATGCAAACAATGGCGCTATACTGGCAGATTTCGCCGCATTTGCCGCAAGCGATACATTTTTTCAAATCGACTTCGGGTATGTCTATGGTAACCTGTTGGCTGCGGTCGATTTTAGGCTTTAAGAAAATATGTCCGTTCGGCTCTTCAACGTCACCGTCAAGATATTGAACCGGCCGGTCTGAAGTAGCTATGTATTGAGCAAGATTGGCGGCGATCGTTGTCTTTCCCGTGCCGCCCTTTCCGCTGGCAACAGCAATAACGAAACCGTCCGGCATATTATTTGTCCATTCCAGAATGCGATTCCACGTTCGGGCCTGAGGCCGCGGCCAACTTACCTTTCTTGAAAAGCTCTACGGCCCCCGCAACTGTTCCTGCTGCACCGGTATACAATTTGACGCCTGCGGCAGTTAAAGTACGTTCGGCATTTGGGCCGCAGCTACCTGTCAAGACTGCTTCTGCGCCGGCGTCGATTACGACTTTGGCGGAACT
This window contains:
- a CDS encoding ATP-binding protein; the protein is MKEIVVISGKGGTGKTSIVASFAALAKNAVLADCDVDAADLHLILQPDIKQTSNFSGGKRASVITEKCVGCGRCEEVCNFNAPLFNGPANEVAERTYTIDPIACEGCKVCVKFCPVDAIEFKDAVNGQWFVSDTRFGPMVHAKLGIAQENSGKLVSLIRKEAKRIAAEQDKSFVIVDGSPGIGCSVIASITGADLVLVVTEPTLSGQHDLDRVVELTGHFGIPTAICINKYDINTKIAEAIETKAGERNLDVVGKISYDTEVTRAQLVAKSVVEYSNGRPREQIVSLWQRILSLSHKK
- a CDS encoding ATP-binding protein; this encodes MPDGFVIAVASGKGGTGKTTIAANLAQYIATSDRPVQYLDGDVEEPNGHIFLKPKIDRSQQVTIDIPEVDLKKCIACGKCGEICQYSAIVCIKENVLTFEQLCHSCGGCMRVCPADAIKPKLLRIGDIEFGKAGNVDFISGKLCIGNVRTPSLIKEVKKHIKKDSLAIIDVPPGTSCPVVEAIKEANFVLLVTEPTPFGLNDLKLAVDLVRTMSLPFAVAINRYGLGNDDVGKYCKAEEIEIVLKLPDDRRIAEAYSTGMMIIEALPEYKNQFAALAKAIKVS
- a CDS encoding NifB/NifX family molybdenum-iron cluster-binding protein, producing MKIAVTSTGKTLDSQVDQRFGRAACFIVIDAETMDFSVIDNENIAAAGGAGISSAKVVIDAGAEAVLTGSCGPNAERTLTAAGVKLYTGAAGTVAGAVELFKKGKLAAASGPNVESHSGMDK